Proteins encoded together in one Candidatus Sulfotelmatobacter sp. window:
- a CDS encoding choice-of-anchor tandem repeat GloVer-containing protein, which yields MAIVSATACLVTAAWAASTTKLIYSFAGNADGEYTDTELVADSAGNLYGTSVQGGTFGGGTIFQVTPAGVHTVLYNFTGGTDGGEPYKGVTLDAQGNLYGTAVTGGGGSCEGGCGVVFKLMNSGGTWTQSVVHTFLGSDGSGPGSPVAIDTHGNIYGTTPTGGVNGMGVVYELKQNGTGGWAFGVIHTFTGGNDGGGGSASPLLIDAAGNLFGVCTVGGANGFGTVYEMSLTQGKWRLTTLYAFKDQPDGALPYGGVISDKAGNLYGTTYYAGVYDVGTVYKLTRTNGTWTETVLYSFKGGQDGSSPISSLVADAAGNLYGTTSDGGAAACSCGVIFKMTRGTTGKWTESVAYRFPGTPQPGFAYNGMVLDSAGHFYGATVHGGSGNDGAIYEFTP from the coding sequence TTGGCAATTGTTAGCGCGACCGCGTGCCTGGTGACTGCTGCCTGGGCCGCCAGCACGACGAAATTAATCTACAGCTTCGCTGGCAATGCTGACGGCGAGTACACCGACACGGAATTGGTGGCCGACAGCGCCGGCAACTTGTACGGCACATCAGTTCAGGGCGGAACCTTCGGTGGTGGCACCATCTTCCAGGTCACGCCGGCTGGCGTGCACACGGTGCTTTACAACTTCACCGGAGGCACCGACGGCGGAGAGCCCTACAAGGGCGTCACACTCGATGCGCAAGGAAATCTCTATGGCACGGCCGTAACTGGCGGCGGCGGATCGTGCGAGGGCGGCTGCGGCGTAGTTTTCAAACTGATGAATTCTGGCGGAACCTGGACGCAAAGTGTAGTTCATACCTTCCTCGGTAGCGACGGCTCGGGTCCAGGCAGTCCGGTGGCGATCGATACGCACGGAAATATCTACGGCACGACTCCTACGGGTGGTGTCAATGGTATGGGTGTGGTCTACGAGTTAAAGCAGAACGGGACTGGCGGGTGGGCGTTCGGAGTAATCCACACCTTCACCGGCGGAAACGACGGTGGAGGAGGATCCGCGAGCCCGCTGCTGATTGACGCCGCTGGAAATCTCTTTGGCGTCTGCACCGTCGGAGGCGCGAACGGCTTCGGCACGGTCTACGAGATGTCGCTGACGCAGGGGAAATGGCGGCTCACAACTCTTTACGCCTTCAAAGATCAGCCCGACGGCGCGTTGCCTTACGGCGGCGTAATCTCCGACAAGGCAGGAAATCTCTACGGCACTACTTATTACGCCGGGGTTTATGACGTGGGCACGGTCTACAAGTTGACGCGCACCAACGGAACCTGGACCGAAACCGTGCTTTACAGCTTCAAAGGGGGGCAGGACGGCTCCAGTCCCATCAGCAGCCTGGTCGCCGATGCCGCAGGAAATCTTTACGGCACCACCAGCGATGGCGGTGCAGCGGCTTGCAGTTGCGGAGTGATTTTCAAGATGACGCGCGGCACGACAGGCAAGTGGACCGAGTCCGTGGCGTACCGATTCCCAGGGACTCCGCAGCCGGGATTCGCATACAACGGAATGGTTCTGGATTCGGCCGGGCATTTTTACGGCGCGACGGTTCACGGTGGCAGCGGCAATGATGGCGCCATTTACGAATTCACGCCATAG
- a CDS encoding type II toxin-antitoxin system VapC family toxin, producing MIVLDTNVVSALMYDVPDPKVSEWLDKQPEFSIWTTSVTIFEIQSGLLVMPAGKRRSALSEAFERLLGEIDHRISFFDEEAARQAAQLNAYRQKKGTVVELRDTMIAGIALAHHASLATRNTAHFSDIATTIINPWTA from the coding sequence ATGATTGTTCTCGATACAAATGTCGTTTCAGCTCTCATGTATGACGTCCCCGACCCAAAGGTGTCGGAATGGCTTGACAAACAGCCGGAGTTCTCAATCTGGACCACATCAGTCACGATCTTCGAGATCCAATCCGGCCTACTAGTCATGCCGGCCGGAAAGAGGAGATCAGCTCTGTCTGAGGCGTTCGAACGGCTGCTAGGCGAAATCGACCACCGAATTTCTTTTTTTGACGAAGAAGCAGCCAGGCAAGCTGCCCAACTCAACGCCTATCGGCAGAAAAAGGGAACCGTGGTAGAGCTGCGCGACACTATGATTGCGGGTATTGCGCTCGCCCATCATGCGAGTTTGGCGACCCGTAACACAGCGCACTTTAGTGACATTGCTACCACGATCATCAATCCTTGGACGGCATAA
- a CDS encoding NAD(P)(+) transhydrogenase (Re/Si-specific) subunit beta codes for MTVLDLQQYLDFAYIAAVVLFILSLRFLSSPASARWGVLAGEIGAALAVGATLFNPEVVQYRWILITLIVGAGIGVPLGLVHMTAVPQRTALSHAFGALSAAIIGIAEYYVGTAPVTRFQMGEIALEVIIGSLTFTGSVIAAGKLQELLPQRPIVYPGQNIVSLSVLAGALGLAIALVVNPAHAILFPVMVVVALIFGVLLVTPIGGADMPTVISLLNSYAGFSAALLGFVLNSKVLVVAGALDGSSGFVLSVIMCKAMNRSFTNVMFGAFGQVQASAAGAKEERVVRSATPEEAAAILLAANKVVIVPGYGMAVAQAQHKVRELYDALTKKGIEVRFAIHPVAGRMPGHMNVLLAEADIPYDRLIEMDEINGDFPQTDVALIIGANDVTNPAARTDQSSPIFGMPILDVDKAHTVMVIKRGMSPGFAGIDNPLYYLDRTLMLFGDAKQFVGGIVRELSGGH; via the coding sequence ATGACCGTGCTCGACCTTCAGCAATATCTCGATTTCGCCTATATCGCCGCGGTGGTTCTGTTCATTCTTTCGCTCAGGTTTCTGAGTTCACCGGCCAGTGCGCGGTGGGGCGTCCTGGCGGGAGAGATCGGCGCGGCGCTGGCCGTGGGCGCCACGCTGTTCAATCCCGAGGTGGTGCAGTACAGGTGGATCCTGATAACCCTGATCGTTGGGGCAGGGATTGGTGTCCCGCTGGGCCTGGTGCACATGACGGCGGTGCCGCAACGAACGGCCTTGAGCCATGCTTTCGGCGCGCTTTCGGCGGCGATCATTGGCATCGCCGAATATTACGTGGGCACCGCGCCGGTCACGCGGTTTCAAATGGGCGAGATCGCCCTGGAAGTCATTATCGGGTCACTCACATTCACGGGCAGCGTGATTGCCGCGGGAAAGTTGCAGGAATTGCTGCCGCAGCGACCGATCGTATATCCCGGGCAGAATATCGTGAGCCTCTCCGTTCTGGCAGGAGCCCTCGGGCTGGCGATTGCGTTGGTGGTGAATCCCGCGCACGCAATCCTGTTTCCCGTGATGGTGGTCGTGGCATTGATTTTTGGCGTGCTGCTGGTTACGCCCATTGGCGGGGCAGATATGCCAACGGTCATCTCGCTATTGAATTCGTACGCCGGCTTTTCGGCGGCGCTGCTGGGATTCGTTCTGAATAGTAAGGTGCTGGTCGTGGCGGGGGCGCTCGATGGTTCTTCGGGCTTCGTTCTGTCGGTGATCATGTGCAAGGCCATGAATCGCTCGTTCACCAACGTGATGTTCGGAGCGTTCGGACAAGTGCAGGCGTCTGCCGCTGGGGCTAAAGAAGAGCGAGTCGTACGCAGCGCTACGCCTGAAGAAGCGGCCGCGATTCTGTTGGCTGCGAATAAAGTGGTCATCGTTCCCGGCTATGGCATGGCCGTAGCGCAGGCGCAACATAAAGTTCGAGAGCTTTATGACGCGCTCACGAAGAAGGGAATAGAAGTACGCTTCGCGATCCATCCGGTCGCCGGGCGCATGCCCGGGCACATGAATGTGCTGCTCGCGGAAGCCGACATTCCCTACGACCGCCTCATCGAAATGGACGAGATCAACGGCGACTTCCCGCAGACCGATGTCGCCCTCATCATCGGGGCTAATGACGTGACCAATCCCGCCGCCCGCACCGATCAGTCGAGCCCCATCTTCGGCATGCCCATTCTTGACGTCGACAAAGCGCACACCGTCATGGTCATCAAGCGCGGCATGAGCCCTGGCTTCGCCGGGATCGATAATCCGCTGTATTATCTGGATCGCACGCTGATGCTGTTTGGCGACGCGAAGCAGTTCGTCGGAGGCATTGTGCGCGAGTTGAGCGGCGGACACTAA
- a CDS encoding ATP-binding cassette domain-containing protein, translating to MLSVSNVSMRYGAKILFDEVSTAFTPGKRYGLTGPNGAGKSTFMKLLSGELEPQKGTVVRPRKVGVLSQDQFAFDAYSAIDTVIMGNKRLWAAMQERDAIYEKPEMTDADGMKLGELEGIVGEEDGYTAESDAAILLQGLDIPDELHTRKMAELQGGQKVRVLLAQALFGHPQALLLDEPTNHLDLDSIHWLQGFLNVYDGVVIAISHDRHFLNSICTHIADIDYETIITYTGTYDDMVVAKTQVRSQIESQNAQREKKISQLNEFIARFAAGTRSSQVQSRRKEVERLQVTELARSNIARPFIKFEQKRPSGKHILEIEHLGKAYGDNSVIRDFTASIIRGERIALMGRNGAGKTTLLNALLANSPTTPDAELRKTSGYDGPFVDSGKVIWGHEASIGYFAQDHRSLIEGGTTAIEWLHQWDGAAVTEELRGILGQMLFQREEATKSTSVLSGGEAARLLFCKLMLQKPNVLVLDEPTNHLDLESINALNISLQRYQGTVFLVTHDHDLIDEVATRIWHFESDHKITDFKGTYEDYQAAVAV from the coding sequence ATGCTTTCAGTCAGCAATGTGTCGATGCGCTACGGCGCCAAAATACTGTTCGATGAAGTCTCTACGGCGTTCACGCCGGGCAAACGCTATGGCCTGACCGGGCCCAACGGCGCGGGCAAATCTACGTTCATGAAACTGCTCAGCGGAGAACTTGAGCCGCAAAAAGGCACGGTCGTCCGTCCGCGCAAGGTGGGCGTGTTGAGCCAGGATCAATTCGCCTTCGACGCCTATTCCGCGATCGACACCGTCATTATGGGCAATAAGCGCCTGTGGGCTGCCATGCAGGAGCGCGACGCCATCTACGAGAAGCCGGAAATGACCGACGCCGACGGCATGAAGCTCGGAGAACTTGAAGGCATTGTCGGCGAAGAAGACGGCTACACCGCCGAGAGCGACGCCGCTATTTTGCTCCAAGGCCTCGACATTCCCGATGAACTGCACACCCGCAAAATGGCAGAACTCCAGGGCGGACAGAAAGTTCGTGTGCTGCTGGCGCAAGCTCTCTTCGGCCATCCCCAGGCGCTGCTGCTTGACGAACCTACGAACCATCTTGATCTCGACTCGATTCACTGGCTGCAAGGATTTCTCAACGTCTACGACGGCGTTGTGATCGCCATCTCGCACGATCGCCACTTTTTGAACAGCATCTGCACTCACATCGCCGACATCGATTACGAAACCATCATCACCTACACCGGCACCTACGACGACATGGTCGTGGCCAAGACGCAGGTGCGCTCGCAGATCGAATCGCAGAACGCGCAGCGGGAAAAGAAAATCTCGCAGTTGAATGAATTTATCGCGCGCTTCGCTGCCGGCACACGCTCCAGTCAGGTGCAGTCGCGGCGTAAGGAAGTCGAGCGCCTTCAGGTCACTGAACTCGCCAGGTCCAACATCGCACGTCCCTTCATCAAGTTCGAACAGAAACGCCCTTCGGGGAAGCACATCCTCGAAATCGAGCATCTCGGCAAGGCTTATGGCGACAATTCCGTGATCCGCGACTTTACTGCCAGCATCATCCGCGGCGAACGCATCGCGCTCATGGGACGCAACGGAGCAGGGAAGACCACGCTGTTGAATGCGCTGCTGGCGAATTCTCCTACCACGCCGGACGCCGAGCTCCGCAAGACCAGCGGTTACGATGGACCCTTTGTCGACTCCGGCAAGGTGATCTGGGGACACGAAGCGTCGATCGGCTACTTCGCGCAAGATCACCGCAGCCTGATCGAAGGCGGCACGACCGCGATCGAATGGCTGCATCAGTGGGACGGCGCGGCCGTCACCGAAGAACTACGTGGAATCCTAGGGCAAATGCTGTTCCAGCGCGAGGAAGCTACAAAATCTACTAGCGTTCTCTCCGGTGGAGAAGCTGCGCGCCTGCTCTTTTGCAAACTCATGCTCCAGAAACCGAACGTCCTCGTGCTCGACGAACCGACCAATCACCTGGACCTCGAATCCATCAATGCGCTGAACATCTCTTTGCAGCGCTATCAGGGGACCGTTTTTCTTGTGACCCACGATCACGACCTGATCGACGAAGTGGCGACCCGCATCTGGCACTTCGAGAGCGACCACAAAATCACCGACTTCAAGGGCACTTACGAGGATTACCAGGCGGCTGTAGCTGTGTAG
- a CDS encoding NAD(P) transhydrogenase subunit alpha codes for MIVGVPKESYPGERRVALVPVVVPNLIKAGLEVVVEGGAGEQAGYPDAMYVEKGAKIVSDRAAVFAAADVVVQVLCYGSNDVTGKADLPLMRRGQAIIGFLRPLGSAEIIGEIAHAGVTAFSVELMPRTTRAQSMDALSSMATCCGYKAVLIAAETSPRIFPMMTTAAGTITPARVFVIGAGVAGLQAISTARRLGAVASAYDMRPAAKEQVQSLGGRFVELPIEAQNAQDARGYGTAQDETFYARQRELLTRVVAESDIVITAAVIPGKKSPVLITAEMVKGMAPGSVIVDLAAERGGNCELTRTGETVTVGGVTIIGAINLATSVPYHASQMYARNITAFLLYMVKEGKLQLNERSLNQQDEIIRETMITNGGEVVNARVRDFFKMPALVTK; via the coding sequence GTGATTGTTGGAGTTCCGAAAGAAAGCTATCCCGGGGAGCGACGCGTGGCGCTCGTTCCTGTCGTCGTTCCAAATCTGATTAAGGCGGGGCTCGAAGTCGTTGTCGAGGGCGGGGCTGGCGAACAGGCCGGTTATCCGGACGCGATGTATGTTGAAAAGGGCGCGAAGATTGTGTCCGATCGCGCCGCCGTGTTTGCGGCCGCTGACGTTGTCGTGCAGGTGTTGTGCTACGGCTCGAATGACGTTACCGGCAAAGCCGACCTTCCCCTGATGCGGCGCGGTCAGGCGATCATCGGATTCCTGCGGCCTTTGGGCTCGGCGGAAATCATCGGGGAAATCGCGCATGCCGGGGTTACCGCTTTCTCCGTCGAGCTTATGCCGCGCACCACGCGCGCCCAGAGCATGGACGCGCTTTCGTCGATGGCTACCTGTTGCGGGTACAAGGCCGTATTGATCGCGGCCGAAACATCGCCGCGAATTTTTCCCATGATGACCACCGCCGCCGGAACCATTACACCCGCGCGCGTGTTCGTGATCGGCGCGGGCGTGGCGGGATTGCAGGCGATCTCGACCGCGCGCCGCCTGGGAGCCGTGGCCTCTGCTTACGATATGCGGCCGGCCGCGAAAGAACAGGTGCAGAGCCTGGGCGGACGCTTCGTCGAACTCCCCATCGAAGCTCAAAATGCGCAGGACGCCCGCGGCTACGGCACAGCGCAGGACGAAACTTTTTACGCCCGCCAGCGCGAGCTCCTGACACGCGTGGTCGCCGAGAGTGACATCGTCATTACGGCGGCGGTCATTCCCGGCAAGAAGTCTCCTGTGCTGATTACGGCAGAGATGGTGAAAGGTATGGCTCCGGGGTCGGTCATTGTCGATCTCGCCGCAGAGCGCGGCGGCAACTGCGAACTGACGCGCACCGGAGAGACCGTAACGGTCGGCGGAGTGACGATCATCGGCGCGATCAACCTGGCTACGAGCGTTCCCTATCACGCCAGCCAGATGTACGCTCGCAACATCACTGCGTTCCTGCTCTACATGGTGAAAGAGGGCAAGCTGCAACTGAACGAACGCTCGTTAAATCAGCAGGATGAAATTATTCGGGAGACGATGATCACGAACGGCGGAGAAGTGGTGAACGCGCGCGTGCGCGATTTTTTCAAGATGCCGGCGTTAGTAACAAAGTAG
- a CDS encoding NAD(P) transhydrogenase subunit alpha, with the protein MPADFISNLYVFILAGFVGFEVIRRVSPLLHTPLMSLTNALDAIVVVAAIIIAGRHETRLTTVLGAIAVAASFSNMVGGFLITDRMLRMFKSGRSKQS; encoded by the coding sequence ATGCCAGCGGATTTCATTTCTAATCTTTATGTCTTCATCCTGGCCGGGTTCGTGGGATTCGAAGTGATCCGGCGGGTCTCGCCACTACTGCACACGCCGCTCATGTCTCTGACCAATGCTTTGGACGCGATCGTAGTCGTCGCGGCCATCATCATTGCCGGTCGGCATGAGACGCGGCTGACCACGGTGTTGGGCGCGATTGCGGTGGCGGCATCCTTCAGCAATATGGTGGGCGGATTCCTGATTACCGACCGTATGCTGCGCATGTTCAAATCCGGCAGGTCGAAACAATCATGA
- a CDS encoding family 20 glycosylhydrolase, whose protein sequence is MPMPASVQLGAGQLPITQSFSVAVTGTHDAALDSEVQRFTTQLSRQTGIPFYPKPGVAPTLQIHADHGREAVQKLGEDESYELTVAESGAKLTAPTTLGILRGLQTFLQLVQITPTGFAAPVVTIKDQPRFPWRGTLIDVSRHFIPLDVLKRNLDGMAAVKMNVLHWHLSDDQGFRIESKKFPKLTGMGSDGLFYTQEEIREFIAYAHDRGIRVIPEFDMPGHTHSWYVGYPELASGPGPYALAGDGLDPIMNPTEESTYKFLGKFIAEMAKLFPDAYFHIGGDEVDGKQWDANPKIQAFIKSHGMKNNQDLQAYFNQRLQKIVAKNHKIMVGWDEILHPDLPKTIVVQSWRGQASLAAAAKQGYTGLLSFGYYLDLMWPAARHYAVDPMSDAAATLTPEEQKLILGGESCQWAEWVTPENIDSHIWPRNAVIAERLWSPQNVTDVPSMYERMNAVSLDLEFLGLTHRSARLRMLHRMAGTADITALRNLADVIEPVKDYNRWDDAKGPIDFHAPLTRMIDAVYPESDVARHFGDLVQTFIRSGYKDQGTETQIRMWLTIWRNNDARLNPLLDQTYLLQEDKALSQNLSAVGAAGLQALDYLDKAQPAPDSWKAQQTAMLDQAKTRSADLLLMVAAPVQELIEASAAQHN, encoded by the coding sequence ATGCCCATGCCCGCAAGCGTGCAGCTTGGCGCCGGCCAGCTGCCAATCACGCAGTCGTTCTCCGTTGCCGTCACCGGAACTCATGACGCGGCGCTCGACAGCGAGGTGCAGCGTTTCACAACGCAGCTTTCGCGGCAAACCGGAATCCCGTTCTACCCCAAGCCCGGCGTTGCTCCGACGCTGCAAATCCATGCCGACCACGGCCGCGAGGCTGTGCAGAAGCTTGGCGAAGATGAATCCTACGAACTGACCGTCGCCGAATCCGGCGCGAAGCTCACCGCGCCGACCACGCTCGGCATTCTGCGCGGCCTGCAAACGTTTCTGCAGCTTGTCCAAATCACGCCTACCGGATTCGCCGCTCCCGTCGTCACCATCAAAGATCAGCCACGCTTTCCGTGGCGCGGAACGCTGATCGACGTCAGCCGCCACTTTATTCCCCTCGATGTGCTCAAGCGCAACCTCGACGGCATGGCCGCTGTGAAGATGAACGTTCTGCACTGGCATCTTTCCGACGATCAAGGCTTCCGCATCGAGAGCAAGAAGTTTCCCAAACTCACCGGCATGGGCTCCGACGGCCTGTTCTATACCCAGGAAGAGATTCGGGAGTTCATCGCCTACGCGCACGATCGCGGCATTCGCGTGATTCCTGAGTTCGACATGCCTGGCCACACGCATTCCTGGTATGTCGGGTATCCCGAACTGGCCAGCGGTCCCGGCCCCTACGCGCTTGCTGGCGACGGTCTCGATCCGATCATGAATCCCACTGAGGAATCGACCTACAAGTTTTTGGGGAAATTCATTGCCGAAATGGCCAAGCTATTTCCCGACGCCTATTTCCACATTGGCGGCGATGAAGTCGACGGCAAGCAGTGGGACGCCAATCCGAAAATTCAGGCGTTCATCAAGTCTCACGGCATGAAAAATAATCAGGACCTGCAGGCGTATTTCAATCAGCGCCTACAGAAGATCGTGGCGAAGAATCACAAAATCATGGTGGGCTGGGATGAGATTCTGCATCCCGATTTGCCGAAGACCATCGTCGTGCAGTCCTGGCGGGGTCAAGCATCGCTCGCGGCCGCGGCGAAACAAGGCTATACCGGACTACTGTCGTTCGGTTACTACCTCGACCTGATGTGGCCCGCGGCGCGGCACTATGCAGTCGATCCCATGAGTGACGCCGCAGCCACTCTGACGCCCGAAGAGCAGAAACTCATCCTCGGCGGTGAGTCCTGCCAGTGGGCCGAATGGGTCACTCCGGAAAATATCGACTCGCACATTTGGCCGCGCAATGCCGTCATCGCCGAGCGCCTGTGGTCTCCGCAGAACGTCACCGACGTTCCCTCCATGTATGAGAGGATGAATGCCGTGAGTCTCGACCTCGAATTTCTCGGCTTGACTCACCGCTCCGCGCGCCTGCGCATGTTGCATCGCATGGCCGGCACCGCAGACATTACCGCGCTGCGCAATCTCGCCGACGTCATCGAGCCCGTCAAAGATTACAACCGCTGGGATGACGCGAAGGGTCCCATAGACTTCCACGCCCCGCTGACTCGGATGATCGACGCGGTCTATCCCGAGAGCGACGTGGCGCGGCATTTCGGCGACCTGGTGCAGACTTTCATCCGGAGCGGTTATAAAGATCAGGGCACCGAAACTCAGATCCGCATGTGGCTCACGATCTGGCGGAATAACGACGCCCGACTGAATCCGCTGCTCGACCAAACCTATCTTCTACAGGAAGATAAGGCGCTGTCGCAGAATCTGTCTGCCGTGGGCGCAGCAGGTCTGCAGGCGCTCGACTATCTCGACAAAGCGCAGCCTGCACCCGATTCGTGGAAGGCGCAGCAAACCGCAATGCTCGATCAGGCAAAGACCCGCAGCGCCGACCTGCTGCTGATGGTAGCTGCGCCAGTGCAGGAGTTAATAGAAGCCAGCGCAGCCCAGCACAACTGA